A single window of Fervidicoccus fontis Kam940 DNA harbors:
- a CDS encoding translation initiation factor IF-6 has protein sequence MNFSKLSVFRNHNIGVYIFSNNKFALVPNGISHGSKKVVEETLGVDAIETTIMDTRIIGVLVSGNDRAILLPYAVKSEEIDRLKESIGGSVKIGIIDSKFTALGNYITANNKFAYISPLLEDEIARKISDLLDVKVSKKSYLGISIIGSIIVSNDYVAFVHPMLSDSDASEIKNDMKVEVVQTTVNEGVPFVKSGIVANNNGVLVGSATTGTEILNITSLLNQEI, from the coding sequence ATGAATTTTTCCAAGCTCTCTGTATTTAGGAATCATAACATAGGAGTATACATATTTAGCAATAACAAATTCGCATTAGTTCCAAATGGGATTTCTCATGGCTCAAAAAAAGTTGTTGAAGAAACATTAGGAGTAGATGCTATAGAAACCACTATAATGGATACAAGAATTATAGGAGTCCTTGTCTCAGGTAATGATAGAGCAATCCTTCTTCCATATGCAGTAAAAAGCGAAGAAATTGATCGCTTAAAAGAAAGCATAGGAGGATCTGTGAAAATAGGAATTATTGATTCCAAGTTTACTGCTTTAGGAAATTATATAACTGCTAACAATAAGTTTGCTTATATCTCGCCTTTGCTTGAGGACGAAATAGCTAGGAAAATAAGCGACTTGCTAGATGTTAAGGTAAGCAAGAAAAGCTACTTGGGTATTTCCATTATAGGATCAATAATAGTATCAAACGATTATGTAGCTTTTGTTCATCCAATGCTAAGCGACTCTGATGCTTCAGAAATAAAAAATGACATGAAAGTTGAAGTAGTTCAGACGACAGTAAATGAAGGAGTTCCATTTGTAAAGTCTGGCATAGTGGCGAACAACAATGGAGTTTTAGTAGGTAGTGCAACGACAGGAACCGAAATTCTCAATATTACCTCTCTTTTAAATCAAGAGATCTAG
- the rpl18a gene encoding 50S ribosomal protein L18Ae, with translation MTQVKVYRISGEMLISHDHFPKWQKFNLELTGTSEKDAINKTYSLLGSKHKLRRFHIKINKVEEVANKEAVSKNIQDLLAIDRWNI, from the coding sequence ATGACTCAGGTTAAAGTTTACAGAATTTCAGGAGAAATGCTCATCTCTCATGATCATTTCCCAAAATGGCAGAAGTTTAATTTGGAGCTGACAGGAACTAGCGAAAAAGATGCTATTAACAAGACATATTCATTGCTTGGTAGCAAGCACAAACTAAGAAGATTTCACATAAAGATTAATAAAGTAGAAGAAGTTGCCAATAAAGAAGCCGTTTCGAAGAACATTCAGGATTTGTTAGCTATTGATAGGTGGAATATATGA
- the pfdA gene encoding prefoldin subunit alpha, which produces MSRTVQIDAEALLQTVANLEKYLESLRNAIGLLNERLLEVKIAREALKRINSENTSDIIVSMDKDSNLMVKLKANIDGNPLVHLGLDIYAELPYDRAESVLAERENSITEELKRMSKEYDEKNKEYQKLQSLIYALSQQR; this is translated from the coding sequence ATGAGCAGAACAGTTCAAATAGATGCCGAAGCCCTTTTACAAACAGTAGCAAATCTTGAGAAGTATTTGGAAAGCCTGAGGAATGCAATAGGTTTGCTAAATGAAAGACTTTTAGAGGTTAAAATCGCTAGAGAGGCCCTTAAGAGAATTAATAGCGAAAATACAAGTGATATCATTGTAAGCATGGATAAGGATAGCAATCTCATGGTAAAACTGAAGGCAAATATCGATGGGAACCCTTTAGTTCATTTAGGTCTTGACATATATGCGGAGCTTCCTTACGATAGGGCTGAAAGCGTGCTAGCTGAAAGAGAAAATAGTATTACCGAAGAGCTAAAAAGAATGAGTAAGGAATATGATGAAAAAAATAAGGAATATCAGAAATTGCAGAGCTTAATATACGCTCTATCTCAACAAAGATAA
- the ftsY gene encoding signal recognition particle-docking protein FtsY: MFSRLKKSIESFSNSLAEKFKTKEIKPEDFDEIGNDFLLELVENDVAYSVAEEIINTLKNTIIGKRVPKNSDIKESIKEALVDFIKKNIPEPDLDIIEAIKNKQAKEKKPFIIIFMGINGVGKTTSIAKLANYIKKNGMTPLIVAADTFRAGSQEQLQVHADRLGVPIIRAKYNSDPASIAFDGIAYAEKKNIPVVLIDTAGRMHVDRDLINELKKIIDVVGYDLRLLVIDALSGNDSVEQAIAYEKNVGYEGFFLTKSDADTKGGVALSISVETKKPIYFLGTGQNYDDIVPFNKEWLIKTLLGEK, encoded by the coding sequence ATGTTTAGTAGGCTAAAAAAATCTATAGAAAGCTTTTCAAATTCTTTAGCGGAAAAATTTAAAACTAAGGAGATCAAGCCGGAAGACTTTGATGAAATTGGAAATGATTTCTTGCTGGAGTTAGTGGAGAACGACGTAGCATATTCAGTTGCAGAAGAAATAATTAATACATTGAAAAATACCATTATTGGAAAGAGAGTGCCAAAAAACAGCGATATAAAAGAAAGCATTAAGGAGGCTCTGGTTGATTTTATAAAGAAAAACATACCGGAACCAGATTTGGATATTATAGAGGCTATTAAAAATAAACAAGCTAAAGAAAAAAAACCGTTTATTATTATATTTATGGGGATAAATGGAGTAGGAAAGACTACTTCCATTGCAAAGCTGGCAAACTACATAAAAAAGAACGGAATGACCCCGTTAATTGTCGCAGCAGATACTTTTAGAGCAGGATCGCAAGAGCAGTTGCAAGTTCACGCAGATAGATTGGGAGTGCCGATAATAAGGGCTAAGTATAACAGCGATCCGGCTTCCATTGCATTTGACGGAATAGCATATGCGGAAAAGAAAAATATACCGGTTGTTCTTATTGATACTGCAGGAAGGATGCATGTAGACAGGGACTTAATAAATGAACTTAAGAAAATTATAGACGTTGTTGGATATGATTTGAGACTGTTAGTAATAGATGCATTATCAGGCAATGACTCAGTAGAGCAAGCGATCGCTTATGAGAAAAATGTCGGATATGAGGGCTTCTTCCTAACAAAAAGCGATGCTGATACAAAGGGCGGTGTCGCTTTAAGTATTTCTGTAGAAACCAAAAAGCCAATTTACTTTTTAGGAACTGGTCAAAATTATGATGATATAGTACCTTTCAATAAAGAATGGCTGATAAAAACGCTGTTGGGAGAAAAATAG
- a CDS encoding YhbY family RNA-binding protein, producing the protein MNKRKKYVRLAYNEMERVFYKATFLFFEYRSVDFLRYGGRYIKSIAQKTNLPVRDDLKHFICKRCGAILIPGVNSSYRIHSKSGNSYLKVKCLNCGYSKKIIFKPRDVVKSKMVRADINIGKNGINERIIKEIDTRLKVKKVVKIRINKNFIESSGEEREEIAKKVSSLLNAELVEIRGNTFILKRNL; encoded by the coding sequence ATGAATAAACGAAAAAAGTATGTGAGATTAGCTTACAATGAAATGGAGAGAGTTTTTTATAAAGCAACATTTCTGTTTTTTGAGTACCGTTCAGTTGATTTTCTGAGATACGGTGGCAGATATATTAAAAGTATTGCTCAAAAAACGAACTTGCCAGTCCGAGATGATTTAAAGCATTTCATTTGTAAAAGGTGCGGAGCCATACTTATACCTGGAGTAAACTCCTCTTACAGGATACATTCAAAAAGTGGAAATTCATACTTGAAAGTGAAATGCTTAAATTGTGGATATTCTAAAAAAATCATATTTAAACCTAGAGATGTGGTGAAAAGCAAAATGGTCAGAGCCGATATCAATATTGGAAAAAACGGCATTAATGAGAGAATTATAAAAGAAATAGACACAAGATTAAAGGTAAAAAAGGTTGTCAAAATAAGAATTAATAAAAACTTTATCGAATCAAGTGGCGAAGAAAGAGAGGAAATCGCAAAAAAAGTTTCTTCTCTTCTTAACGCAGAGTTGGTAGAAATTAGAGGAAACACATTCATTTTAAAAAGAAATTTATAG
- a CDS encoding isoaspartyl peptidase/L-asparaginase: MVCKPIIMVHGGAGSWSKIPKETKISAQQALKDAVTFGMEILKREKSAVEAVAEAIRILEDSGSLNAGLGSVTNSEGYMELDAGIMDGKKMDAGAVAAIRGIRNPILVAMKVMRETPHVILVGEGAQKFALSKGFKIDERINVKKDVKDISINIEKRSNWIHDTVGAIAISSDCDTAAGASTGGIRGKMPGRIGDTPIPGAGYYANHFAAAAATGIGEVIILTGATRWIVERGTLAGNVLFVGKDLIEYVNRMYSTNTIGIIMADIRGNYGRIFNTEALPYGVFTEDMQSPEVGGIPL; this comes from the coding sequence ATGGTATGTAAACCAATTATTATGGTTCACGGTGGCGCTGGAAGCTGGAGTAAAATACCTAAAGAAACGAAAATTTCTGCACAGCAGGCTTTAAAAGATGCCGTAACTTTTGGTATGGAAATCCTAAAACGCGAAAAAAGTGCAGTTGAAGCAGTAGCTGAAGCTATAAGAATTTTAGAGGATTCAGGAAGCCTAAATGCCGGATTAGGTTCTGTAACAAACTCTGAAGGCTATATGGAATTGGATGCGGGAATAATGGATGGGAAAAAAATGGATGCAGGTGCCGTTGCTGCGATTAGAGGAATTAGAAATCCTATACTTGTCGCCATGAAGGTTATGAGAGAAACCCCACATGTAATTCTAGTCGGAGAAGGGGCACAGAAGTTCGCTTTAAGTAAAGGTTTTAAAATAGATGAAAGAATCAATGTTAAAAAAGATGTAAAAGACATTAGCATTAACATTGAAAAAAGATCGAATTGGATCCATGATACCGTAGGAGCAATCGCTATTAGTTCGGATTGCGACACTGCAGCGGGGGCAAGCACCGGAGGAATAAGAGGAAAAATGCCAGGAAGAATTGGGGATACGCCTATTCCCGGCGCAGGGTATTATGCTAATCACTTCGCTGCAGCTGCAGCCACTGGAATAGGGGAAGTTATAATTTTGACAGGTGCTACTAGATGGATTGTAGAAAGGGGAACTTTAGCTGGAAACGTTCTTTTTGTGGGAAAAGATTTAATCGAATATGTCAATCGAATGTACAGCACTAATACAATTGGAATAATAATGGCCGATATAAGAGGCAACTATGGCAGAATTTTTAACACAGAAGCGCTCCCATATGGAGTATTTACTGAGGATATGCAATCTCCTGAGGTTGGAGGTATACCGCTATAA
- a CDS encoding ribosome biogenesis protein, which produces MEASSIINKHEEKKFGGPLYIIGLVESSLEPLPKELVNSKKAVILSRRFNIEPKYLILDKSLFYEEMKVLKEKEKRGRPDIIHQFLLATQYSYLNLKGKLKVFIHTINNDIIEVNPITRIPKNYFQFVSLIQNLYKYKKVPRSGEALLILRKNVKLSEYLKEKNIEKPILLHEKAEKVEYNELEKFYFPPCSFLIGGFPHGDFSKDTKMVAWRSISLKKDFIMDAWMVADRIICHLEKYI; this is translated from the coding sequence ATGGAGGCGTCATCAATTATAAACAAACATGAAGAAAAAAAATTTGGAGGACCATTGTATATAATAGGCTTGGTTGAAAGCTCCTTAGAGCCATTACCAAAAGAGCTCGTTAATTCGAAAAAAGCTGTTATTCTATCTAGGAGATTTAATATAGAACCAAAATATCTTATATTAGATAAAAGCCTATTCTATGAAGAGATGAAAGTTTTAAAAGAAAAAGAAAAAAGGGGAAGACCCGATATAATCCATCAATTTCTTCTAGCAACGCAATATTCTTACTTAAACTTAAAGGGAAAATTGAAGGTGTTCATTCACACAATAAATAATGATATTATTGAAGTTAACCCAATAACAAGAATTCCTAAAAACTACTTTCAGTTCGTATCCCTCATCCAAAATCTGTACAAATACAAAAAAGTGCCGAGAAGTGGAGAGGCATTGCTTATTCTGAGAAAAAATGTTAAGCTTAGTGAATACTTAAAAGAAAAAAATATAGAAAAGCCAATCTTGTTGCATGAAAAAGCTGAAAAAGTGGAATATAATGAACTAGAAAAGTTTTACTTTCCTCCGTGTTCTTTTTTAATCGGAGGATTTCCCCACGGCGATTTCAGTAAAGATACAAAAATGGTAGCATGGAGGTCTATTTCATTAAAAAAAGACTTCATCATGGATGCATGGATGGTTGCAGATAGAATAATATGCCATCTAGAGAAATATATTTGA
- a CDS encoding archease, producing MEGEGYSFEEHTSDVIIVARGKTLERAFEYIAKGLMEIMTNPSQIDIKEKKELKVNGFDLENLLYRWVEEFLYLFDAEGFLAREIKVEKIEKLNEEYLVNGVAYGERYNERKHESRTHVKAPTYSQINVTRESDLWKLKITVDI from the coding sequence ATGGAAGGCGAAGGTTATTCCTTTGAGGAGCATACTTCTGATGTGATTATTGTCGCGAGAGGGAAAACTCTTGAAAGAGCTTTTGAATATATTGCTAAAGGTTTGATGGAAATAATGACAAATCCGTCGCAAATAGATATAAAAGAAAAAAAAGAATTAAAAGTAAACGGTTTTGATTTAGAAAACTTACTTTACAGATGGGTCGAAGAATTTCTATATTTGTTTGATGCTGAAGGTTTTTTAGCAAGGGAAATAAAGGTTGAAAAAATTGAAAAACTTAATGAAGAATATTTAGTAAATGGAGTTGCATATGGAGAACGCTATAATGAAAGGAAACATGAATCAAGAACACATGTTAAAGCTCCAACTTATTCGCAAATAAACGTAACAAGAGAATCAGATCTTTGGAAGTTAAAAATAACTGTTGATATATAA
- a CDS encoding protein translocase SEC61 complex subunit gamma, with amino-acid sequence MKSESKEESKIKEMLSMWRKILKLSRRPDKEEFNLLLKLNIIGFTLVGTIAYIIHIMVTVVLPAIR; translated from the coding sequence ATGAAAAGCGAAAGCAAAGAGGAAAGCAAAATTAAGGAAATGCTGTCAATGTGGCGAAAAATACTGAAACTGTCTAGAAGACCCGATAAAGAAGAATTTAATTTGCTGTTAAAGTTAAATATAATAGGGTTTACTCTAGTTGGAACCATCGCATACATAATTCACATTATGGTAACTGTTGTTCTTCCAGCGATAAGGTGA
- a CDS encoding transcription elongation factor Spt5 has translation MENNEKINNGEKPAEKKSSFYLIRTVSRQELNVALLLERKIALSHSPIYSIILPPKLKGYLVLESQKSSAVEAVIKDMQHLRKRVYGTLTVEDVERMTKPKATIETLNPGDTVEVIAGPFQGIKAQVIEIDKVKQEVVLNILESAYPLKVTIPGEFVKPVKKVE, from the coding sequence ATGGAAAATAACGAAAAAATAAATAATGGTGAGAAGCCAGCCGAGAAGAAAAGTTCATTTTATTTAATCAGAACAGTTTCTAGACAGGAGCTAAATGTAGCATTGCTTCTTGAGAGGAAAATTGCTCTTTCGCATTCTCCCATTTATTCAATAATTTTGCCTCCAAAGTTAAAGGGGTATTTGGTATTAGAAAGCCAAAAATCGAGTGCGGTTGAAGCTGTAATTAAGGATATGCAACATTTAAGAAAGAGAGTTTATGGAACACTTACAGTTGAAGATGTAGAAAGAATGACCAAGCCAAAAGCGACAATCGAAACTTTAAATCCCGGAGATACCGTAGAAGTTATAGCAGGTCCATTCCAGGGCATAAAAGCGCAGGTAATTGAAATAGATAAAGTCAAGCAAGAAGTGGTTCTAAATATTTTAGAATCCGCATATCCGCTCAAAGTAACTATTCCGGGTGAGTTTGTAAAACCGGTAAAGAAGGTGGAATAA
- the rpl11p gene encoding 50S ribosomal protein L11 (binds directly to 23S ribosomal RNA), translating into MSEVKIINLSVKTGNVSQKDLEEAKKYGFNVDEIAEKINKRIGALKEKEVKITIYLYPSVKDYIIEVKPPTVTELLLWKAKAKEPSGDPAHKKVGDIKVADLAEVAIIMKNELLTRDLKKAVKMLLGSARSIGLTVEGKDPKDVQKELESGTYDKIIEDYIKDWEEH; encoded by the coding sequence ATGAGTGAAGTTAAAATTATAAATTTAAGCGTAAAAACAGGAAACGTTTCTCAGAAAGATTTAGAAGAAGCTAAAAAATATGGTTTTAATGTAGATGAAATAGCTGAAAAAATAAATAAGAGGATAGGTGCTTTAAAAGAGAAGGAAGTAAAGATAACGATATATTTGTATCCTTCTGTTAAAGATTATATTATAGAAGTGAAGCCGCCTACAGTAACCGAACTACTTCTGTGGAAAGCTAAAGCAAAAGAGCCCAGCGGCGATCCTGCTCATAAAAAAGTTGGCGATATCAAGGTAGCAGATTTAGCTGAGGTAGCAATAATAATGAAAAACGAGTTACTTACAAGAGATCTAAAGAAAGCTGTGAAGATGCTTTTAGGGAGTGCAAGAAGCATAGGTCTCACAGTCGAGGGTAAAGACCCTAAAGATGTTCAGAAAGAGCTTGAAAGCGGCACATATGATAAAATAATAGAAGATTATATAAAGGATTGGGAAGAACATTAA
- a CDS encoding 50S ribosomal protein L1: MAQATTLTEKIENALREVLEKSPKRNFKQSIEMIITFKEIDPKKPEFKIRENVFLPNAPKKEPEICIVADGDLALQAKNLNVKQVIDKAILDEISKDKKKAKKIAKNCDVILVQTDLMSQVGRTLGPALGPRGKAPIPLPPRSDLQSILERYKKIAIVRIKDQPQIQVKIGTEDNTLKELTENAIAILNVIENKLKTLSNVDAIYFKKAMGPPVKIRMR; encoded by the coding sequence ATGGCTCAAGCGACAACATTAACGGAGAAGATAGAAAATGCTTTAAGAGAGGTATTGGAAAAAAGTCCAAAGAGAAACTTTAAGCAAAGCATTGAAATGATAATAACATTTAAAGAAATAGATCCAAAAAAGCCGGAATTTAAGATTAGAGAGAACGTATTTCTGCCTAATGCACCGAAAAAAGAACCAGAGATTTGTATAGTAGCTGACGGAGATTTGGCACTTCAGGCAAAGAATCTAAATGTCAAACAGGTTATAGATAAAGCAATTTTGGATGAAATAAGTAAGGATAAGAAAAAAGCTAAAAAGATTGCAAAAAACTGCGATGTAATTCTTGTACAAACGGATTTGATGTCTCAAGTCGGTCGAACTTTGGGTCCAGCACTAGGACCTAGAGGAAAAGCTCCGATACCTTTGCCTCCAAGAAGCGATCTTCAATCAATATTGGAAAGATATAAAAAGATAGCAATTGTAAGAATAAAAGATCAGCCACAAATTCAAGTAAAAATAGGTACTGAAGATAATACGTTAAAAGAACTGACTGAAAACGCAATTGCAATACTGAATGTAATAGAAAATAAGCTTAAGACTCTTTCAAATGTCGATGCTATATATTTCAAAAAAGCTATGGGACCTCCAGTAAAAATTAGAATGAGGTGA